The proteins below come from a single Agrobacterium vitis genomic window:
- a CDS encoding OmpP1/FadL family transporter, translating to MSKKQITLSVLALVAAALSSTAALAGGFSRGEADTDILYEDGKVKARAGAVFVSPERKYDTVGGSKSSDGSFSDSYWIPSVAAKVQISDALGCAFTYTQPFGASSTYGTDTRRADQLAGAASGNFNYYTKKHFITNEYGGTCAVRFDVGPGKLYVLGGGFFQDFDYTADSYYGTLHLKDNSSVGYRLGVGYDIPEYAMRAQLMYRSQIKEEADGDFTPRALSALLGTGAVSADGYGTLPQSLKLSLQSGIAPGWLAYGSVKWTDWSVLQTLNYNITGLGAQRDDFFWKDGWTIQAGIGHKFNDRVSGTVNITWDKGVGNGADIMTDTWTLGVGTEIKLGPGDLRVGAGVSYLTAGSQSYSKGASYDATANGDWAYAFGSSYQIKF from the coding sequence ATGTCAAAAAAACAAATTACGCTGAGCGTTTTGGCTTTGGTCGCGGCGGCGCTTTCCAGCACGGCGGCTCTGGCGGGGGGCTTTTCCCGAGGTGAAGCCGATACCGACATTCTTTACGAGGATGGGAAAGTCAAGGCTCGCGCTGGCGCTGTCTTCGTCTCGCCGGAGCGTAAATACGACACGGTGGGAGGATCGAAATCATCTGACGGTAGCTTTAGTGACAGTTACTGGATTCCCAGTGTTGCCGCCAAGGTCCAGATTTCCGATGCATTGGGCTGTGCCTTTACCTATACCCAGCCCTTCGGCGCATCCTCTACCTATGGAACGGATACACGTCGCGCTGACCAGTTGGCCGGGGCTGCTTCAGGCAATTTCAACTATTACACCAAGAAGCATTTCATCACCAATGAATATGGCGGCACGTGCGCCGTGCGTTTCGATGTTGGTCCTGGCAAGCTCTATGTGTTGGGTGGCGGTTTCTTTCAGGATTTCGATTACACGGCCGATTCCTATTATGGAACGCTGCACCTGAAGGATAATTCGTCTGTCGGATATCGCTTGGGTGTGGGCTATGACATTCCCGAATATGCGATGCGTGCCCAGCTGATGTATCGTTCGCAGATCAAGGAAGAGGCCGATGGTGACTTCACGCCGCGTGCCCTGTCGGCGCTACTGGGCACTGGTGCCGTTTCTGCCGATGGTTATGGCACCTTGCCTCAATCACTCAAGCTAAGCTTGCAAAGCGGTATCGCACCCGGTTGGCTTGCCTACGGCTCTGTCAAGTGGACGGACTGGAGCGTTTTGCAAACGCTCAACTACAATATTACTGGCCTCGGCGCCCAGAGGGACGATTTTTTCTGGAAAGATGGCTGGACCATCCAGGCGGGCATTGGCCACAAGTTTAACGATCGCGTTTCCGGTACCGTCAATATCACCTGGGACAAGGGTGTAGGCAATGGCGCCGATATCATGACCGATACCTGGACGTTGGGTGTGGGAACCGAGATCAAGCTTGGCCCAGGCGATCTGCGTGTTGGGGCAGGGGTCAGCTACCTCACCGCCGGGAGCCAAAGCTATTCCAAGGGTGCATCCTATGATGCGACCGCTAATGGAGACTGGGCCTATGCCTTCGGTAGCTCCTACCAGATCAAGTTCTGA
- the exoR gene encoding exopolysaccharide production regulator ExoR, with product MFKVYGNQGRTIGQSSAFLLLSLALGNLFYTGCAHAFDFKAGVSKESGPFDLFKFGFNAQKSGKTQDAVEAYRYAAEKGHTGSRWALANMYADGDGVVKNDYEAFKIYSEIANQGVEPGSEDTVYFVNALISLASYYQQGIAGSPVKSDLVQARQLYFQAASAFGFPEAQFELAKMLLAGEGGKRNVQQAKKWLNLARKNGHAGAMALFGDVIFEEGQAARGLAFLTAALDKCAPKDCPWIEDLQERAFSLADEKDRRVAVALVPQVQEQP from the coding sequence ATGTTTAAGGTTTACGGTAATCAGGGGCGGACAATCGGACAGTCTTCAGCCTTTCTGCTGCTGTCATTGGCGCTCGGTAATCTGTTTTATACGGGCTGTGCCCATGCATTCGACTTCAAGGCCGGTGTCTCCAAGGAGTCCGGTCCCTTCGATCTGTTCAAGTTCGGCTTCAACGCTCAAAAGAGCGGCAAGACGCAGGATGCCGTTGAAGCCTATCGGTATGCTGCCGAAAAAGGTCATACCGGATCGCGCTGGGCGCTGGCCAATATGTATGCCGATGGCGATGGCGTCGTCAAAAACGATTATGAAGCCTTCAAGATTTATTCCGAAATTGCCAACCAGGGTGTAGAGCCGGGCTCGGAAGACACGGTCTATTTCGTTAATGCGCTGATCTCGCTTGCCAGTTATTATCAGCAGGGCATTGCCGGCAGCCCGGTTAAGTCCGATCTGGTCCAGGCCCGTCAGCTTTATTTTCAAGCGGCGTCCGCCTTTGGTTTCCCGGAGGCCCAGTTCGAGCTGGCGAAAATGCTGTTGGCGGGCGAGGGCGGCAAACGCAATGTTCAGCAGGCCAAGAAATGGCTCAACCTTGCTCGGAAGAACGGCCATGCGGGCGCCATGGCCCTGTTTGGTGATGTGATTTTCGAAGAAGGACAGGCGGCCCGTGGGCTCGCTTTCCTGACGGCAGCGCTTGATAAATGCGCGCCGAAGGATTGTCCGTGGATCGAGGATCTCCAGGAGCGCGCCTTCTCGCTTGCCGATGAAAAGGATCGCCGCGTTGCCGTGGCGCTCGTGCCGCAGGTGCAGGAGCAGCCCTGA
- the xth gene encoding exodeoxyribonuclease III, translating to MKIATWNINGVKARLANLCQWLESSSPDIVCLQEIKSVDEGFPRAEIEALGYHVETHGQKGFNGVALLSKIRPDEVNRGLPGDEADEQARFIEGVFSVADGVLRVCSLYLPNGNPSDDPVKYPYKLAWMARLQRFAADRLALEEPLILAGDYNVIPHPHDCFDPAVWATDALFLPQTRAAFQALENLGLTDAVRATTDATKLYSFWDYQAGAWQKNNGIRIDHLLLSAEATDRLVSTEIEKHVRSWEKPSDHVPVIGHFNFVAA from the coding sequence ATGAAAATTGCCACCTGGAACATCAATGGCGTGAAAGCCCGCCTTGCCAATCTCTGCCAATGGCTGGAAAGCTCATCGCCTGACATTGTCTGTCTCCAGGAAATCAAATCCGTCGATGAAGGCTTTCCACGCGCCGAGATCGAGGCTTTGGGCTATCACGTCGAAACCCATGGGCAGAAGGGGTTCAACGGCGTCGCACTACTGTCAAAAATCAGGCCAGATGAGGTCAATCGCGGCCTGCCCGGCGATGAGGCTGATGAACAGGCGCGCTTTATCGAGGGTGTATTTTCGGTGGCGGATGGCGTGTTGCGGGTTTGCTCGCTTTACCTGCCCAACGGCAATCCCTCCGACGATCCGGTGAAATACCCCTACAAGCTGGCTTGGATGGCCCGGCTGCAACGCTTTGCAGCAGATCGGCTTGCCTTGGAAGAACCGCTTATTTTGGCAGGTGACTATAATGTCATTCCGCATCCGCATGATTGCTTCGACCCGGCGGTCTGGGCCACGGACGCGCTTTTCCTGCCACAAACCCGCGCCGCATTCCAAGCCCTGGAAAATCTGGGCCTGACCGATGCGGTCCGTGCCACGACGGATGCGACGAAGCTTTACTCGTTCTGGGATTATCAGGCAGGAGCCTGGCAGAAGAACAACGGCATTCGCATCGATCACCTTCTGCTCTCGGCGGAGGCCACCGATCGGCTTGTCTCGACAGAGATCGAAAAGCATGTGCGCAGCTGGGAAAAGCCCTCCGACCATGTGCCGGTTATCGGGCATTTCAATTTCGTCGCAGCATGA
- the erpA gene encoding iron-sulfur cluster insertion protein ErpA, producing the protein MTTQTVTVSENAAKRIAKIVSSEQDKHALRVSVEGGGCSGFSYKFDLDQGPQDGDLVIERDGATLLIDPVSLVYMAGSEIDFVDNLMGQSFQITNPNAVASCGCGTSFAM; encoded by the coding sequence ATGACCACGCAGACAGTTACAGTTTCGGAAAATGCAGCCAAGCGTATCGCCAAAATCGTTTCCAGCGAACAGGACAAGCACGCTCTGCGCGTCTCTGTTGAAGGTGGCGGCTGTTCCGGCTTCTCCTATAAATTCGACCTGGATCAAGGCCCGCAGGACGGCGATCTGGTGATTGAGCGCGATGGCGCCACGCTGCTGATCGATCCGGTATCGTTGGTCTACATGGCCGGGTCGGAAATCGATTTTGTCGATAACCTGATGGGCCAGTCCTTCCAGATCACCAATCCCAATGCTGTGGCCAGCTGCGGTTGTGGCACCAGCTTTGCCATGTGA
- a CDS encoding deoxyguanosinetriphosphate triphosphohydrolase, translating to MTIDRNALGFGVGERAIFAADPWNSRGRLYPEGGSLTRSDFQRDRDRIVHTTAFRRLKHKTQVFIGPDSDHYRTRLTHTIEVAQIARALARAFRIDEDLAEGVALVHDFGHTPFGHTGEDALHELLEPYGGFDHNAQSLRIVTKLERRYAEFDGLNLTWETLEGLVKHNGPLMNADGEGTRGPVPLPITEYCEMQDLDIASHASLEAQAAAVADDIAYNTHDIDDGLRSGYLTFDMLEDVPFLAGLMRDVRDRYPNLEADRFTHEIMRRQITRMVEDVIAVAQERLTRIRPMSADDIRQAGETVITFSQEMAETDRQIKKLLFSKIYRHPDIMRIRAGAAQIVTDLFKAYMADPTLMRSDYWVEHTAGLETPAKARHVGDFLAGMTDTYAVRVHRQLFDHTPDLR from the coding sequence ATGACAATCGATAGAAATGCATTGGGATTCGGTGTTGGAGAACGGGCGATTTTTGCTGCCGATCCCTGGAATTCGCGTGGGCGCCTCTATCCGGAAGGCGGCAGCCTGACCCGGTCCGATTTCCAGCGCGACCGCGACCGCATTGTTCATACGACAGCTTTTCGCCGCCTCAAGCATAAGACGCAGGTTTTCATCGGCCCCGACAGCGACCATTACCGCACCCGGTTGACCCACACGATCGAAGTGGCGCAAATTGCCCGGGCGCTGGCCCGCGCCTTTCGTATCGATGAGGATCTGGCCGAAGGCGTGGCTCTGGTGCATGATTTCGGCCACACACCGTTTGGCCATACCGGCGAGGATGCGCTGCACGAATTGCTGGAACCCTATGGTGGCTTCGATCACAATGCCCAGTCGTTGCGAATCGTCACCAAGCTGGAGCGCCGCTATGCCGAATTCGATGGCCTTAACCTGACCTGGGAAACGCTGGAAGGCCTCGTCAAGCACAATGGGCCGCTGATGAATGCGGACGGCGAGGGGACGCGCGGACCGGTGCCTTTGCCCATAACTGAATATTGTGAGATGCAGGATCTCGATATTGCCAGCCATGCCAGCCTGGAAGCCCAGGCTGCCGCAGTGGCAGACGACATTGCCTATAATACCCATGACATCGATGACGGTCTGCGCTCCGGCTATCTGACGTTTGATATGCTGGAGGATGTGCCGTTTTTGGCCGGTCTGATGCGTGATGTGCGCGACCGTTATCCCAATCTGGAGGCCGACCGGTTTACCCATGAGATCATGCGCCGCCAGATCACTCGGATGGTCGAGGATGTGATTGCGGTGGCCCAGGAGCGGCTGACCCGGATTCGCCCGATGTCGGCTGACGATATTCGCCAGGCAGGTGAAACCGTGATTACCTTTTCACAAGAAATGGCCGAGACCGACCGACAGATCAAGAAACTGCTGTTTTCGAAAATCTACCGCCATCCCGATATCATGCGCATTCGCGCTGGCGCGGCCCAGATCGTCACGGACCTCTTCAAGGCCTATATGGCCGATCCGACCTTGATGCGCAGCGACTATTGGGTGGAGCATACGGCAGGGCTGGAAACGCCTGCCAAAGCCCGCCATGTCGGCGATTTTCTGGCCGGGATGACCGACACCTATGCGGTGCGTGTCCACCGGCAGCTGTTTGACCATACACCCGATTTGCGCTAG